The sequence CTTGTCGATAGAGACATTTCCAAAAAGTCATTAATCTTAACATTCTCTAGTCCAAACATGTTTAACCCAAAAATCTGTATCCTTGAAACTATAATACATAAGATGACTTTATGATTTCGTTCGCGGTGTCACCATCTCGATTGCAATTGtgattatgttttaattttcaTGAACCGTGATCAAAATCGAATCAAATCGTGAACCatcaattttgattttgatttttcgaaaatgattttagttacaattttcaaaaactaATCCCAAATTCATGAATTCACTGCCAAATCAGATCAGTTTTAGCCAAGTATATGTCGCCCAAGGAAAAAGAGGGGGAAAAAATACAAACCaacacaacaacaacaacaacgtCGGAATAAGCTGCATTTGGTGCAATGCATCAACAATAACAAACATTTTGCATCTTATAAATAGGTTTTTGTCTGAGTTAGTATCGAACTCTTCTCTTTCTCAAATTGAAAAAATCAATCAATGTTCCAGcattgatatttttatgctgATCGCTTACAGTTCTTTCATAGTTTCTCAAATCTCTTTCTGTGCAACCTACATGTCCAGGCCTTCTAGACTTCATCTCAAACAATCGCATTTGTTGACAAGTTGGCATCGGTTGTTGCAAACTGTTGACTCAGTGCTTTCTTTGATGCAGAAACACTACGGTGTGAATGAACCGTCCACTAcccgtttttctttaaaaataaatcaaccaccctaatatttgaaaatcccaAAGGAAAGCAttcaaacataaaatcgtaaacgtcaacCAACCAAACCTAACATTATTCTAAAGATAAACTTAACTCTAGCATCTTctcaaaaacatctcaaaagcATATAAGGTATAAAACTCTTTAAAGTAATCATAACTCATAAACGTAATTTtatttgcggaaaactagcgacggtcctcaggtggtgtgcaccttcagtccaactagttcaaccatcaagaccttcattaacatcaatctcatgctcacctgcatcggtcacacctagtgagtctattgactcagcaaaccttaaccataataacaagtaatacatatacattcacaaacAACTGtagaaatacttttaataaaatagcttttcatgagcataaactttaacattttcttttcaacatatcatatcatattttctttcatcatatacgtatatgtttcccttttattgaattcagatcctcaatcagtcaattgtgactttcgtattagctgtagGTCAATGGATCCTtctacgtattaccacggtACTGGACGGCGGAGATATCAGCGATACTCTCATCCGTCAACTAAGCCTtgaccttacatgtcatcgtataattgtattagtcacaatcaatgcACCTCCTTCAAATGTtcacatttccatcacttataaaaattcatgcatatataaatcatttttcttttaaaccaagcatgtaacacgatttttagcattaacgttttatcataaaatgcaataaacatttaaaatacacattttaacatttattacagcattcagggcactgcgaagacgtctaacatttttcatgtgtaaaatgaccattttgcccctgaatccctaactttctcaatttatccttagaccttaaaacgacgacccaaatccatccaaacttaacatatcaccttaaaatacaaccataaatatttcttagatgtCAAATTAAGcttctcgactaatttctcaattcgtatTTAAATttagacgtacatcccgatTTTGACTCGTGTGAACTCGAAATTTAACCAAACTTCTCCAAATTGAACCAAAGTTTATTAACACCTAAATAAACCACATACAACCCAATTCAAGCACATTAAACCATTGGACAAGCCTAAACCAGCTACTGAATTTTTAGCTCCTATTTTTCGAAAACCCTAGCCATCCTAACCATGCATCCTTCGGCCCAAGCTACTAACCGGCCTATCCAGCCCTTAGCTAACCTTCTTGGACCATGAATAAACCCTAGGGACCCTATTGGACCGAGCCTAAAATACCTAGAAGCCTCAGCCACCAACTCGTGACCCTTAAGCCCTATGCGACCCAAGCCTCTCGTCTCCACCCTAGGCTTTGTTCCAGCCTCCCCTTGAGCCATCTAGGGCCATGAATCAACCCTTGTAGGACCCATGATCACGTTCCTACAGCCTCACGTGGCCTAAACCTCCCTataccccaaaaccgaaacccTAGTTACATGAAAATCCAAATTTCGTTCTGCATGCTTCTCCATCTTGTCCTGCCCTTACACATGCATCTAAGGTCCTTTAAACATATTAAACTTCATTCCTTCCCAtagccctaccatggcagcctcTTTGAGCATCATACTCAATAGTTTTACAAGATGAAAACACTAGTTTTATGCGTGTATagtcataaaaacgaaaatataaggagtgcataatatttttcatgcaaggataatcaaatatacataatatggtgttaaagatgtttgaaggaagattaaggcgtgcttttgcgtttattacgcacgaaaaacgaGTTGAGATGCGAAGAACGTCGACGTAGGGAGGACCTTGCTGATTTTTCCCTTCAAAAACCGTGGCTTCCTCTCAATATTCATGTGTGGTGTGTGCTTGAATGCTGAAGGAATGAGCCCTAGTATGATTTAGGGTGAGGGGGCGTGTGGTTATAGGGATTGGGAAGGGTTTTAGggccttttattttaattaaaacacatagtATAAGTTTGGGCCCATTAACCGATTATAATGCCCATTAACCGattataataggcccattaagcccattaattaatgtttaaaatattttgtttaggaaagtttgtgaaaataatagccgaGTTCTCAGAAAGTccatattttcatttaaaattgaATACCAGTTTAAAAATACGAATCGACatataaaaacacctcaaaacacctaattttcgaaaattccatttaaaatacatcacacattaaacaattgaaaataattattaataaaattatttttccgaTCAACATTCCTCGATCGCATTTCGAATAccttttaaaacacagttttatgaaAGTACCGACAAACCAACCGAGACCATTTTGTTCATTCACAACTGAAATCTTTAACTTATATCTAGTTCTAACATCTTCACGAGCTCTTTCCTTTCTTGGTCGATCACTATTTACTTGTTTACTCTATCGGTCATCTCTTTGCCCTTTTTTAAAgtatacaaatttttttcaaataaattcatTTGTTTTCTTACTTTTCTTGATATTGCTCATTTTCGCATTAAAACTGGATTAGCGTGCATATTGGTTACAGAACAAAAATACTTCCTCTAACCATTCAAATGTCATCTCAATCTCTGGGATTCAATTGTCTCCAACTTGGGGGTGTATGCATGATCATCAccattattttctttaatttctaTAAAATATGACAATCACATATGTTTACATAATAATTTGTAATCAAAcgcaaaaaacaaaaaacaaaccacttataataataattgatagaTACCCAACATCACTGAATACAAGTGGTTTCAATTTATACAATCGAATTTTTGCACATCATTACACAACAAAGTGGGTGGGACAAAAATTCTCGTTGATGACACAATAAGAtcgataaattcaaaattttatttttattttttaaagtgaTGAAATAGAATGTAAGTAGATATTATTCTACAGAGATTTTTTTCACAATATATCAGACATTATTTCCACCATAGAATCTCGTTTTATTATAGCAAgattgaatttatgaaatacaTGAAGCCAAAAAAAtgggacaaaaacttgtgtgagacggtttcacgagtcgtatttttatgagactgatctcttatttgagtcatccataaaaacgtattactttttattgtgaatatcggtaggactGACTCGTCTCATAGAaatatattcgtgagaccgtctcacaagagacctactcaaaaaatagtgatatttatatattgaatCTACTGATAATACATTTAAGGTTGCGTTCATATTAATcatatcattaattatttattttatatcaaacaaattattgatttaaaattacaatattattgttatatctttattttattttatattaattaactatcgataatgataaaagtatatattttatatcgttcTATATCAAAGTTAATGAATTAAactaaaaacattattatttattcaatacTATTCTATATcacactcaaatattttaaataatcacaATATTTATTATCTATACATCAAAGACTTTGaggtaattatatttattttaactcgaaaaataaaaaattctcaaaataataaaaaaataaagaggttGTTTACGAAGCTTTGGTCTTTGTTAAATATTGGgatttgtaattaaaatatttgaattgatatcattttttgtaattttttttatctggcTGTAATACTAATGTAGCCATTGAAAATTGtatttattgaattaatttattatatttgtgttgtaatatatttcaattgtcaataatgaaaaattaaaaataaacgtTTGTAATCATAAAAAAAACCTTATCTGAACATTAAAGATGccattttattctttattattaggtaaaaatatataatcaatatGCATAAATTTACCTGAGAACAAGTAATCATACTGATTATTCTTAATTATACGAAGGCATCCGATCGGAGATCAGATATTATTTTGACTGAATATATAAAATTCATCCAGacctattttttttagtaaaaaacCCGACTTTATTAGTAagggtgagcattcggtcggttcggttaccgaccgaaccaAATTAGccgtaaccgaaccgaatcgaaatatttagccataaccgaaccgaaccgaattaattttcataatcgatgaaaatcgaaccgaattaaaatcggttaattcggtcactttttaaaaaaatttgtgatttaactttaaatatatatgtaatttttcttgAACAATACAGTCTACACAAATGGAGAATAAAGAAGTGAGAACGAGAAATTCGGTTAGAGAAGTGAGTACGAGACCATATATTAGAATTATggctgattttaaaataaaaaaattaaaatatatataaacattgataaataatagtatttattatatcggttaattcggttaactgatttcaaaattttaaaaaccgtAACCGAATCGAATCAACCTATataaccaaatttttttaatttgaaaaccgaatttccgaaataaccgaaccgaattttcgaATTGACTCAGTTcgatcggttaattcgatttaaTCGAAATCTTGCTCACtcctattaattaattaaatagccTATCGGGTTGGGTGGGATCGGATCAAGTCGAGTTCGATATGGGAAATTTGGAATGCCCACCCGTATAGggtaaaatgataataaaaatagaaaataaaggAGCAGGATAAATTTGTCCTTGGACCTTTAACTTCAACAACACTGTATTTCCAAAGTCCATTTTGTTCCGGGAAACCTGCCATATTCCAATCCAAACCTAAAAACACAGAAGATAACCGGGGGGAAAATGGCGTCGGATTCGGAGCTGATCGTCCGGCTGCGAGAGTTCCTCAGCAGGTCGGACCTGGACACGACCACCACAGCTATAGTGCGCCGGCGGCTCGAGGAAGATTTCTGCATCGATTTGTCTGACAGAAAGGCGTTTATCAGAGAACAGGTCGATATCTACCTTCAAAGCCAATTCAAAAATGCTGCTGATAATGAACACGAAAGTAACGGCGAAGGAGATATTGCTGAATGCGTTGGAGAGGTAATGGAAGAAGAAGGGGATGTggaagaggaggaggaggaggaggaagagGTTGATGAAGAAGAACAATCATCAAATGCAGCCGCAACGGGAAAATCCTCTACCAAAAAACGGTTAgtatcaattttttattttctgattttttctgCATCTTTAATTTATGCAGTTGAATCGGACTGCTGTTAGTTTGGGTTTTCTGCTGTTTTCCTTTGTTTTTCGTATATTCGGCGTAATTACTTGATTTTCTGATAACGATAATGCTAATCCTGCAAATGCTTGGGCGTGGTTACGTGCAACTTTTCTCGTCTATCCACTGGGAAAAATTAGGAATTCAATCGAATTTTCGTTTCTCTGGAGCGTAATTATTTAAGTCAAATACATGATTGGAGATTTGTgctttttattgatttattcggTTGAAGATTGGAGATTAATTCGTTAAATTTTATGATTACACATATAAACGTTGTAACTTTTTGCATTCTTGCGAATTTGGAGAAGGGgttgattattttcaaaaaaattaattatacctATTTATTCTCACTAATTGGTTGGTAGGCTCACATTGTTTGCTGGGTGCAGCAATGTGGGGCAAGTTAGCAATTAGCTAAGAAGTAGAAAGTGTCAAgacataatatatatttgtgatttaGTTCCAAGTTGATGCAAATAAGTAGCTACCTCTGAAGTATGATGTTCAATTAGCTAAACTGAAGTTTATCATTCAGTGGCAGTTCATTGCcttaaaatttgatttatcaAGACTTCATCTATGCACTTGTGTATGTATATCTGTCATTTTAGAGGTAGCAAATAGTTTCTCTGTTGAAATGACATTATTTACATCTTGGTTGGTGTAGAAAGAAGGAGGTGAAGAAAAAAGGTGGTGGGTTTGCCAAATTATGCAAGCTTTCACCAGAACTAGAGAAATTTACTGGAGTAGCTGAATTGGCTCGGACTGAGGTTTTTCATCTGTGTTTCATGATTTATCCgttatgtattttaataaatttgatatattgATCAAAATGTCTTTGTTTTGTAACCAGGTTGTGAAGCAATTGTGGAGCTATATTAGAGAAAATAACTTGCAAGACCCAACCAATCGGCGGAATATCATATGTGATGATACACTGCGCAACCTTTTTGCTGTAGATTCCATAGATATGTTCCAAATGAACAAGGCGCTGACAAAACACATATGGCAATTAGATACTAGCGGTGGTATGTTGTCTATCCTCACTTTCTTAATATTAACTCTTGATAGTAGTTGTTTTGCCTACCTATTCCTTTCTTTGTATTTACAAATTCTGTTGgagaaataattattcatttgTGCAATAAATAGGGAACCGGTATTTCTGATTTGAAAAAATTGCTTATCGGGAGAGGAAAAAGCAGTAAATGAAAGAAGACAATAGTGTGAATGATCTTATAAGATGACTATGGGAATTACATGTATTATCTATAATCAAAATAATGTAATGCACTAGTTTCTGAGAGAAACTGAAGTTTCTGTTCAGCATTTGACTAATGATGCCAATATTACTGTCTAGCCCATTGAAGGAAAGGAACCACTGGCAAGATTTGTGCATGAGCACATGGTATAATCCTGTGAGGATGTAAGATCATGCATGGAAGTACCTGTGGCTTCAGCACTGAAAGATTTATTGGTTAATGCAGATAATAAACTTGAAACTAGATAAGTATGGCAACCTTTGTAAAATGCCTAAATGTCCTAGGCGAAAACTTTATGTAATGATCGGCGTGTCCTCGGTAGTTTTTGTTGAACGGTTGAACCATGGACAAAATCTGTCTATTTTTAGTTATAGCCGGAAAGGATTTCATACTTGAAAGGGATCAATTTTgggtgttcgaaatcgcaacggaagcacaaaattgttttctaaacatgaaaatcgaaatttttgagaaaaattgaacaccattgtactagtgtgtaacatatactaaacacctttgtcatacatagggtgttaagaaattttacctatcaacctcttgaggttgatgatggctccaactaaaatgtaaacactt comes from Primulina huaijiensis isolate GDHJ02 chromosome 5, ASM1229523v2, whole genome shotgun sequence and encodes:
- the LOC140976184 gene encoding uncharacterized protein isoform X2, yielding MASDSELIVRLREFLSRSDLDTTTTAIVRRRLEEDFCIDLSDRKAFIREQVDIYLQSQFKNAADNEHESNGEGDIAECVGEVMEEEGDVEEEEEEEEEVDEEEQSSNAAATGKSSTKKRKKEVKKKGGGFAKLCKLSPELEKFTGVAELARTEVVKQLWSYIRENNLQDPTNRRNIICDDTLRNLFAVDSIDMFQMNKALTKHIWQLDTSGVAVISAPKDKPRKQERDKDQDEPQIKEKRQRGGNSAFLAPLKLSDALMKFLGTGEGELPRSDVIKRIWDYIKQNNLQDPSDRRQIICDEKLKELFDVDTFRGFSVAKLLTAHFIKSQPKRKFVNVFNPLTCRHVTLANSPSL
- the LOC140976184 gene encoding uncharacterized protein isoform X1 codes for the protein MASDSELIVRLREFLSRSDLDTTTTAIVRRRLEEDFCIDLSDRKAFIREQVDIYLQSQFKNAADNEHESNGEGDIAECVGEVMEEEGDVEEEEEEEEEVDEEEQSSNAAATGKSSTKKRKKEVKKKGGGFAKLCKLSPELEKFTGVAELARTEVVKQLWSYIRENNLQDPTNRRNIICDDTLRNLFAVDSIDMFQMNKALTKHIWQLDTSGVAVISAPKDKPRKQERDKDQDEPQIKEKRQRGGNSAFLAPLKLSDALMKFLGTGEGELPRSDVIKRIWDYIKQNNLQDPSDRRQIICDEKLKELFDVDTFRGFSVAKLLTAHFIKSQPSAAYICYVDICGIFFKRQELIIHLW
- the LOC140976184 gene encoding uncharacterized protein isoform X3, whose protein sequence is MASDSELIVRLREFLSRSDLDTTTTAIVRRRLEEDFCIDLSDRKAFIREQVDIYLQSQFKNAADNEHESNGEGDIAECVGEVMEEEGDVEEEEEEEEEVDEEEQSSNAAATGKSSTKKRKKEVKKKGGGFAKLCKLSPELEKFTGVAELARTEVVKQLWSYIRENNLQDPTNRRNIICDDTLRNLFAVDSIDMFQMNKALTKHIWQLDTSGVAVISAPKDKPRKQERDKDQDEPQIKEKRQRGGNSAFLAPLKLSDALMKFLGTGEGELPRSDVIKRIWDYIKQNNLQDPSDRRQIICDEKLKELFDVDTFRGFSVAKLLTAHFIKSQP